ATGTGGTCCTTGAATGTCTGGTGAAAGCATCTCGCATTAGAACAGAGTCAGAATGGATGTGGATGAGAATGGTACAGTAGATGATGGTTACCAACCTGAGCATATTCTGAGCATGTGGGTATGCTGTTGATGAAGTTGTAAACATCATTCACCGTCCACTTCCTGATGTCTTCTGGCACCTCGTCACCATTGAGAAAGAGATTTGGTGGACCTGGAAGACGAAGAAACTGAGTCAAAACAACAGAATCATTACAGAACTCCAGGAACTTTAGTTTTATTCCCCAAACTCACCGGGTGGAAGGAATCCATTTCCAGGGACTGGGAACATGTAAGGCATCCCTGTGAGAGCACCACCAGCAGATGGATACATAAATTTCTCCTGGAAAGCTGAACACTGACTGGATATGTCTTTATCATTTGCACCAGTGCTGGCCACGTCCGAACACCCATCCTgactgttcacacaggctttaCGCAGGCCTGGCTCGCCCTCTTTGTAgttcttcctgcttcctgtgggGAGTTCAGAGTCTATTTTGGCTGGGTGATGTGTCTTACTGGCAGGGCACTCCTCGCCCATGTCCCCCTTTGCCtccatctctttctcctccccAGATGTGGCCCCAGGACTCTGCTCTACACTTTTATCCTCAGGTTGGCCCTTCAGGTTGGACACATGGCTCTCTGCGCTCTTGTGAACAGTCGGCCTCCTCCCGGCCCTGCGCCCCCGCTCTCTGTGCAGTGTACTGATTGGTGGGTAAGGGCTGGCTGACATGAGTATGCTGTTGGAGTGCAGTTCATCCAGGGTGGGGCGGTGGACAAAGACATCATGACCGTCTGGCATGCGTTGACGGCCTCTGAAAACCATTGGGTTGGAAGGGTATGACATGGGATTATCTATTCCCATCAGGCCTTTCTGGTGAGCattctccagctccttctgaTGCAGGATGGCATTCATCTCCATCCTGAAATAGGGGCAAATATTTTAGACATATTTTTGAGGCACCGTatcactgtgctgcagcagaggtTTATCATGCTGCAAACCTGTGAGTAGGTGGAATTTGTTTTGCTGATGATATTTCGCATGAACTACCTGGCTATATTTTGCTTGTGAATAAGCTCCTGTCGCCGGGCAACTGTTTCCATGGGCTCAGAGGGCAAGAACCCATAGCCAGctgagaagcagaaagagagacacactGTTAATGCCTGAAAACTAAAACAGACTAAAACAGATTCTCTCAAGCACCAAGCCCCATGCTCACCTGGTCCAGGTATAGCTCTCCCAGGCAAAACATTGGCATGTGGGTTTAGAGGTGGACCAAGGTGAGGCCCCATGTGCATCTGTCTAGCCTCAGAAGCTACCATCTCAGCAGGAGGCACCAAGTCTCTGAAGAGAGGAGAGCGAGTAAGATAATGACACATACAGTGGACCTTCTACCCAAActtatttctctttttaaaagtGGATTCCGGTACAGACCTCTCCATGAAGCGATGCTCGAACTGTGGAGGGACCCCCTGTAGCCTCTGCTGGCCTTGGGCAAGGATCTGTGGAGCCATGGCCATCTGATTCCTCATTATAAGCTCCTGCCTCTGCCTGAGCTCTGCAGGAGAGGTGAAAAACACCACATAGGTCAGCTACTGCACCCGGAACATGCACTGACTGCGAACGCCTCCAGCTACTGCTGAGGAGTTTTCACTGAAGATGAGTTTACCAGTTCAGATTCAGACCAAAGCTagacattattacattataaatatatataaaaataactttAATGTTAGGATtcattttcactttgttttgttctctttgtttttgctctGCCCTCACCTCCGGCTGATATGCCGTTGACCAGTCGATACCAGTGCTTCTCATCCAAAGTCCCCTGCTCTCCCAGTGCCGTCATCTTCCTCAGCTGCTCCCGTGGGGTCATGACACAAACACCGACTGTGACCTCCACGTAAGTACTGTGAATAAAGAAAGACAGTTTAATAacaagaaaaaggaaaatgcAGCTGTAGCTGTAAAAGAGTTAAGTGTCTAAGTATGTATGACCATAGACCAATAGACTTAGGTAAATCCACGTTATGGCCATTAGAGGGCAGCAGttatctgtctgactgactgttggTCATAGGCAAAGATTACTGGGCATAAAAAGGAATATGTAATCCCCTTTAAAATGCCTCCTAAACTCTATCCAGACTCTGTCATCACAAAACAAGTCTTAATCTCAGCAACCCTTTATAGTTTGTGCAGCTGTTgcagaaaaaaagtaaattTATTGGTTGTGTTTCTAACTCTGTGATATCAGAAATatcttttatttaaacaaaataaacgaACCACGCTCCACTTATTCAAACAGCTGACCTTTAACCCTTACTCTCACATTTCCAATAAACCCTGATATTAAGCCCTAATCTTCAACTCTATCCAGTCCTGACCATGCAAATCCACATCTCATGTTCAGACCTGTAAATGTGAGAGATGCTTCTGTGCTGGAGAAtttctcctcatctctctgGTACTACTGACACTACGTACTGGGATAAAATAATCATACACATACATGCTCATTGACCCAAATGCCCACATTGTTCCTGGTTGAGCCGGCAGCTTGCGCACAATCTACTTAGGCACCTCCAATTAGCCCTCTATACTGCAGAAATCTCATTACAAAATATGATACTGTAAACGACAGTGTGTTAATCCAGGTTCTGCTAATCCAAGGCCAGTGTGCAATTTGGATGTGGAATATGGATGTGGATGCTCACTTCACAGGACGCCACCAACAGCTTTTTATATCTTGTTAtactcattaaaaaaatatgattgATTGTCCAACAGAATTGGGAACTTCTGTAAATTGTGCTTCTCCACTTCATTTCTGCTGCCCCCTCCCCCAGACAAATGCTGCCATAAGAATTCCCCCTGCGGCCTTGTGCATTATCCACAGTCCCTCAAGTTCACTCTGAAGCCCAGCTAATCTGAGGGCTGTAATCCTCCTGTTAGCCTTGCAACAGTCTGCCACCTACATCTGCTGACCTGCCTGCGGTCCGCTGCACTGGCCCATCCCACCCCCTTCCCCACCTTCCCAGGCCCCTGCTACCCCCAGGATCCTATTAGCTAAGTCCTGGCTATACAGCACTTTAAAGGGATGTGGTGGAGGTAATCCGCACGTTTAGAGTTTTACCCTCAGCAAACCTTGCCTGTAAGCATCCCGGACAATACACCCTAAGTGCTAAGCCTATTAGCTCCCATTAGCTTCCAGGATGTCCTAAAAACACCTTGGAGATAAATCTGGGGATGCAATCGGTTTATGTGGAGCTATGTGCGAACACATGCACCCTCCACCTCTTTCTAATGCCAATGTCACAACAGCTAACATCAGCAAATAAGGAGAAATGAATTTTAACATGTATGTGTCTGTAAGAGGGACCTAAGCCCTGGGCCTCAGGCCCTGTGTTATGTATTATCGCCCTCTGGGAACTGTAATTACACAGTCTGTGATACAGTCAACATCGTTCAGTATGATTTGGGGCTCTCAGTGTTGATGAACAACTCACACTGTGAATGACTACATCTTCTATAAGCAGTGCACTGCTTCATGTGTCAGAGAAGACACAGTTTCCCCCTGaccttttattttccacagcaggagaggaaacatgatgaaaatgaatttttttcctcagaacattttattgtcttttaacTAATCTTCTTGAAACAATCAAaactttgtatatatatatatatatatatatatatagaatattGTCCTAATAATCTGCAACGATGGCTCACGAACAAACGTAGTTCTTGACGCAGTTGTTTAACGGCTtacgttagcattagcatttaggCGTACGTTACTGGAAGTAATTGCACAGAACGTATCATACGCAGGATGTTGAATGGTCTCTGCTCAAGTGTTTGTATACTACAGGCTGATCTACAGGCAGCCAACTAAAAGGCAATAGCTTCATTTCTATTAACtgcataataatataaatacaataatTAGCATTTACTGTATTTACATTGCGTTTCTTAGAGAACTTGCCTCAGTTTTGTTAATAACTCCAGTCACAAACACATCATTTGTAGCCCATAGCTTATTAGGAGTTTGCTgataggatatatatatatatatatatatatatatatatatatatatatatcacatttttatttgttcttcAACGTGTGCAAAGACTCTTTATAATATTTCATTACAGTCAGTTTGGAAAAACTTTGGGAATAATTTTCTTTTTCGTATTTTTGTGCAGCACACAGAATATTGTTTCTTTGTCCAGATGGATAAAACAGTCTGTTATTATTCTGCAAACGCCTTCAGAGAGCACAAAGTTTTGTTaaatagccccccccccccctgttttCTTAACTTTGCAGAAAGTCAGAGGCGCTGTGACTTGAATGCAATTGAAATTCATGAGAGGCGCAAATTGGAGCTTCTTGGAACTTGAGCCATTTGGAGGAATCCTCCATAATGCCCGTTGGACACAACTGACACTTTGATTAGGTTAAGTCTTTTAACTGCTGCCTGAGACTTGTGAGCACGCTGCTCCATCACATGTTAAACTTCAGGTCGCTCCGACTTCTCTTCAACAATCTCACATGTACATTTTCAGCATTTTGTGAgtgaagctgtcatcaaaggtgaacaacaaacacacactgtcatgttTCCTTAACAAGCAGAGGCCACACCGCAGCTGCCAAATCTGGGGATTGGGCTCCTTGGATTTACTGTTGCCTGGTTAATCTCATTACAAGAATGAATTAAAGGGAAAAATTGCTGACAACTTAGATGAAGCCCTGAGGAGGTCATATCAGACAAGACAGAAGTATTGTCTAGTCCTCTCTAATCCCTGCACAAAACGCACACCAGCTAAAGCCAGGTGAACTCCATCAGTTACATGGAGCAGATTAGATTTCATGAGACAACAAGTGACGAGCTGCAGGTAGCGTTTATTTAGGGATCGTTTGCATTAAAGACAAAGTTGTGACTCGAATTATAAAGTATAAACATGTAGAAATATGCTGTGAAACAATGACCGAGACTGTAGTACTTTAAGAAAAGctaaggtaaaaacacaattttccatgatttttatttaaataagcgCTGTTTTCAGAATCTGGGCTAATTATTAGGTTAATTATACGGATTTCAGGTTAGCCTCTAATCGCATTGGCCTATAGATTAATCACTCACTGAGGTATCAGACGCCTAAACTTTTCTGCCACATTATGCATGTGcgtttttcatatttttcaaaTCCAGCTACACTTTTTTAGTGGTTTGCATGTATTATATGGTTGCTGCTGTAATTATTGATAACACACTGATGTATTAATATAAACACAGATGAAAGTTTTAgtagcaacaacaaaaatgcattctaaagaaataaataaaaggagAAATATGGG
This sequence is a window from Parambassis ranga chromosome 17, fParRan2.1, whole genome shotgun sequence. Protein-coding genes within it:
- the samd7 gene encoding sterile alpha motif domain-containing protein 7, whose amino-acid sequence is MTPREQLRKMTALGEQGTLDEKHWYRLVNGISAGELRQRQELIMRNQMAMAPQILAQGQQRLQGVPPQFEHRFMERDLVPPAEMVASEARQMHMGPHLGPPLNPHANVLPGRAIPGPAGYGFLPSEPMETVARRQELIHKQNIARMEMNAILHQKELENAHQKGLMGIDNPMSYPSNPMVFRGRQRMPDGHDVFVHRPTLDELHSNSILMSASPYPPISTLHRERGRRAGRRPTVHKSAESHVSNLKGQPEDKSVEQSPGATSGEEKEMEAKGDMGEECPASKTHHPAKIDSELPTGSRKNYKEGEPGLRKACVNSQDGCSDVASTGANDKDISSQCSAFQEKFMYPSAGGALTGMPYMFPVPGNGFLPPGPPNLFLNGDEVPEDIRKWTVNDVYNFINSIPTCSEYAQTFKDHMIDGETLPLLSEEHLLDTLGLKLGPALKIRSQVSRRLGSMVYMMNLPISTAALQATPEKPVDRSSEIGSPVNCNSEELMASPRDPEVLKSTEHLHEAENNSPPSASSETA